Genomic DNA from Dehalogenimonas lykanthroporepellens BL-DC-9:
ACCCGAAGGCAGAGGTGTGTAAGGTTGCTGGTATTTCAACTGACCGGAAGCCGAAACCATGGCCAGCGTCCGTCCGTGAAACGAGCCGGTAGCGGTAATCACCTCATAGGCGCCGTTCAGATGCAACTTCCCGTAACGCCGGGCCAGCTTGACGGCGCCTTCGGAAGCCTCGGCGCCTGAATTGGCCAGAAAAACCCGGTCGAGACAGGAGTTTTCCACCAGCAGTGCCGCCAGTTGCAACTGAGGGATGGTGTAATAGTGGTTGGATGTCTGTATCAGTTCACCGACCTGTTGTCTGACCGCCTCGACCACGGCCGGATGACAGTGTCCCAGGGCGTTAACCGCCCAGCCGGCGACGAAATCCAGATAACGCCGGCCGTGTTCGTCCCAGACTTCACTGCCGGCGCCTTTGACAATGGTCAGTGGCGCCCGTTCCACGGTGCGCATGAAATATTTCTGTTCCAGTTCTTCCCAGTTCATGCTGATATTCTCCTGCCTCAGGCGATAATGGCAGTGCCGCAACCGCCCTCAACTACTTCTTTGTAAAGCATGTGAGCCTGACTGCCATCAACGATACTGGTCACGGTGCCGGCGGCGCTGGCCCGCCGGGCGGCGCGTATTTTCGGCACCATACCGCCGGTAGCGATACCGCCGGTCACCAGTTCTTCCGCCTCCCGGGCGGTTACAGCCTCTATCAACTCTCCTTCGCCGTCCCGGATACCCGGAACATCGGTAAGAAACACCAGCTTATCCGCCTGAAGCGCCGCCGCCAGCTCCCCGGCCACCGGGTCACCGTTGATATTGAGTAATCGATTCTCGGGATCACCGCCGTTAAGTGATACCGGTGACACCACAGGGACAAATTCGTTTTCGAGTAACAGGTGGAGCAGAGTCGGGTCCACCCTTTCGGCATCACCCATATAACCCCATTCGACGCCTCTGGGTCTCCCGGTAATCAAACCGCCGTCAACACCGGAAATCCCCACCGCCCGGACGCCCAGGGCGAGAAGATGAGCAGTGGTTTCCTTGTTGACCAGGCCTCCCAGAACAGCGGCGACCACATCCAGGTTTTCCCTGTCGGTTACCCTCTCACCATTATGAATGCGGGTTGCCAGTCCCAGGCGTTTCAACCAATCGTTAACCGTTGCCGCGCCCCCGTGAACTACTACCGGACGATAGCCAGCCTTTTTCAGGGCGACCACATCCTCCAGAGAGGTATCACGACTGCCCAGGACTGAGCCCCCCAGCTTGATGACTATGGTTTTATTCATTCGGTAACTCCATTGATGCGCCGATTGTCAGGTAGTGTAGTCGGCGTTGATATGGACATAGGTGTCGCTGAGATCGCAACCCCAACCGGTCAAAGTACAGGGTCCCGACCCCAGGTTCAATCTTACCGGTATTTCCGGACGGCTCATTACCGTCCCGGCCACGGCTTCATCGAAAGGCACCGGTTGCCCCCTGTCGAATACTACGATGCCGCCGACATCCAGGCTGACACAGGATAAATCCAGCGGTACTCCGGAACGCCCGGCGGCGGCTACGATACGACCCCAGTTAGGGTCGCCGCCGTGAATAGCGGTCTTGACCAGCAGTGACGACAGCACCGTTCGAACAACCTTCCGGGCGTCTCTTTCCGAATCGGTCCCGGTAACGGTCAGCTCAATCAGACGGGTGGCTCCCTCGCCGTCGCGAGCTATTGCCTTGGCCAGAAAAACGCAGACCGTGGCCAGAGCTTCCTCGAAAAGACTCAGCGCCCCGGGTTCAGTATCCAGAACGACACCGGAAGAACCGTTGGCCATGATGAAAACGCTGTCGTTGGTCGAGGTATCCCCATCAACGGATACCAGGTTGAAAGACCGGTCGACACAGCGCCGGAGTATCTTTTTCAACAGATTGGCATTGACACCGGCATCGGTAGTGATAAAAGCCAGCATGGTCGCCATATCCGGGTGAATCATGCCCGAACCCTTTGCGCACCCACCAACGGTAAAACCAAGCTCTGGCACCGTGACGGCAATCTCCTTAGCCACCGAATCAGTGGTCATAATGGCGCGGGCGAAATCATGTCCGCCTGCCTGCGACAGGGTTATCCGCTCCAGCCCGGCTGACACCCGACCCATCGGCAATGTCACGCCGATAACACCGGTGCTGGCAACCATCACCTCGGACTTATCAAAACCCAGCAGCCCACCGGCCATACCGGTCATGGTGTCGGCATCCTGACGACCGATTTCTCCGGTACCGGCATTAGCGCACCCTGAATTCACTACTATCGCCCGGCCCCGGCCGTTTCTCAACCTTCGTTGTGACAGAATCACAGGCGCCGCCCGGAAACGGTTCCGGGTAAAAACCCCGGCGGCCACAGCCGGCTGTTCCGACACCAGCAGAGCCAGGTCCAGCGCGTTGGGAGAATTTTTGATACCGGCAGATACCGCTCCCGCAGTAAAACCTGCTGGAGAGGTGACAGAACCACCGGAAATAATAGAAATGCCGTTTCTCATAATCAATAAAGTGGTGACGCTAGAATATATCACAGCCGCCGAAACGTGGCAAAAGCCGAATAAGCGCCGGGTAAATTCATCAATCACCATCGAGTTACGGCACAGTTTTGCCGTTTCCTTAATGACATTTGATGTTTGACTAAGGTTAATCAAATAATTTCTACGGTGCATATAACGGCAGTTTTATAGTTTATAGGCCGTTATTTAATTACACGAAAACTAGCCAAGGACTAATACCTGTGATATACTCATTGAACTTTTGTAACCGAATAGGGAAAAGCCTCCCGGCCTGCTCCTGCATATAGGCCATTTTATTTTGTTCAAGGGGGATTCGATGCCGGAAAACTCTGTTCTTATTGTCGACGCCGACCCGGGCGCCCGAGAAACCGCGGTATGGTTGAAAGGGTCCGGTTTCCGCGTTGCCAGCGCCGCCACGGGTGAAGAAGCTCTGAATCTTATCGATAACCAGGATTTCAGTGTCATGTTGCTGGATCTGCGTCTGCCCGGCAAACACGGACTGGGCGTTCTTCGAGAAGCCCGGGTGAAGAGGCCCTGGATGCAGACCATCGTCACCACCGACCATCCTTCGGTAGAATCGGCCACCGAAGCCCTTCGTCAAGGGGCCGTTGATTACCTGGTCAAGCCGGTCTCACCCCAGGATATGGCGACGCTGTTGAAAGACACCATCAAATCCGCCGCCCGTCAGCGACCGGCCGCCATCCAGATCAAGGCCAAAGCGGCGCCGACCAAACTGGTACCCCAGGCGTCTTTCGTCATCAGCCGCGACAGCCTGAAACGCATGGTCGATACCCTGGCCGGCGAACGGGAAGCCATTGGAGTTGTGGCACGCCAGGGGAAATATGTGTATGACCGGGTCGAGGGCTTCGAAGACGTGACCCTGGATTACGATGTTACCGTCAATCCGCCGACGGCTTTTCTGATACCGACCTGCGAAACCATTCTGAAGTACCGGATGGGCCATTCACCCGAAATCACCCCGATTACCGATACCACTCCACGGGTGCTGATAGGTGTTCATCCCGACGATATCAACGCCATCAATCTGCTCGATGAAGTCTTCATGACCAACAATCCCGACCCCAATTACACCGCCCGCCGTGAGAACACCCTGATCATCGGTGTCGATGTCATCACGCCTCAACCGGCGTCTTTCGCGCCCAGTATGGGCGCCCACACCGCGGAAACGGGCTACGACCTGTTGCTGACCGATATCGGCAATGCCGGTTACATGGTCACCGTCGGCTCAGAGACCGGAGCCGAGACACTGGCCCGGCTGGCCCAGGTCAGGGAACCGACCCCCGCCGAAACTGCCCGGCAGAAACAACTCCGCGACGAAGCGCTGTCCAAATATCGTCTGTTCCTGGATATGCCCCGCGACAAGATTCCCAATCTGCTGGAAACCAACTATGATAATCCTTACTGGCTGGCCCGAAGTGAGGCCTGTCTCAACTGCGGCTCCTGCATCATGGTCTGCCCGACCTGTTTCTGTTTCGATGTTCAGGACGATGTGTCTTTGAACATGGTTGATGGCGAGCGCATCAGAAAACCCGACGGCTGTATGCTGGTGGATTTTTCACGGGTAGCCGCCGGGGCCAATTTCCGGGGCGACAAACTCAGCCGTTTCCGCCACCGAATGTATCACAAGGGCAAATATATTCTCGACCGTTACGGCAAATACGGCTGTGTCGGTTGCGGCCGTTGCTCCATCACCTGTCTGGCTGAGATTGCCAGCCCGCTCGAAGCCTACAATGCCATCGCCGCCAGTGAGAAAACCCGGGACAAAGCCAGGCGCACCGTGACCAACACCAGGCCGCAACCGGAACTTTACCTGCCGCATCTGGCCACCATAGAGAAGGTTACCCCCCTGTCACCGCGGGAGAAACTCTTCGAATTCAGGCTCAACGACGGCAACAAACTAGGCCATCGGCCAGGACAGTTCGTTGAAGTCTACGTTTTCGGCATCGGTGAGTCACCCATTTCCCTGACCTCATCGCCGACCCGAGATCATACCTTCGAAGTCGCCGTCAGAAACGTCGGCAATGTGACCGGGGCTCTTCACCGCCTGGAGCCCGGCGCGACGGTAGGCATCCGCGGCCCGTTCGGCAACGGCTTCCCCCTGGAAGAGATGGAAGGCAAGGACATCCTCTTCATTGCCGGCGGTATCGGTATCTTCCCCCTGCGTTCACTCATCCAGTATGTGCTGGACCGAAGGGACGCCTACGGTCATATTAATCTACTGTTCGGCGCCAGGTCGCCGGCGGAAAGGGTTTTCGCCGACGATATGCAGGAGTGGAGT
This window encodes:
- a CDS encoding response regulator receiver protein (KEGG: alv:Alvin_0809 oxidoreductase FAD/NAD(P)-binding domain protein~PFAM: response regulator receiver; Oxidoreductase FAD-binding domain protein; oxidoreductase FAD/NAD(P)-binding domain protein; Dihydroorotate dehydrogenase, electron transfer subunit, iron-sulphur cluster binding domain~SMART: response regulator receiver), whose product is MPENSVLIVDADPGARETAVWLKGSGFRVASAATGEEALNLIDNQDFSVMLLDLRLPGKHGLGVLREARVKRPWMQTIVTTDHPSVESATEALRQGAVDYLVKPVSPQDMATLLKDTIKSAARQRPAAIQIKAKAAPTKLVPQASFVISRDSLKRMVDTLAGEREAIGVVARQGKYVYDRVEGFEDVTLDYDVTVNPPTAFLIPTCETILKYRMGHSPEITPITDTTPRVLIGVHPDDINAINLLDEVFMTNNPDPNYTARRENTLIIGVDVITPQPASFAPSMGAHTAETGYDLLLTDIGNAGYMVTVGSETGAETLARLAQVREPTPAETARQKQLRDEALSKYRLFLDMPRDKIPNLLETNYDNPYWLARSEACLNCGSCIMVCPTCFCFDVQDDVSLNMVDGERIRKPDGCMLVDFSRVAAGANFRGDKLSRFRHRMYHKGKYILDRYGKYGCVGCGRCSITCLAEIASPLEAYNAIAASEKTRDKARRTVTNTRPQPELYLPHLATIEKVTPLSPREKLFEFRLNDGNKLGHRPGQFVEVYVFGIGESPISLTSSPTRDHTFEVAVRNVGNVTGALHRLEPGATVGIRGPFGNGFPLEEMEGKDILFIAGGIGIFPLRSLIQYVLDRRDAYGHINLLFGARSPAERVFADDMQEWSQAPDVTFLETVDRSDDSWTGNVGVITTLIPKVQFDPRNTVAIVVGPPIMYRFVINELKKRDLADDNIIVSLERKMKCGVGKCGNCQINNVYVCQEGPVFPMTRLRTLREAI
- a CDS encoding arginine biosynthesis bifunctional protein ArgJ (TIGRFAM: arginine biosynthesis bifunctional protein ArgJ~KEGG: dev:DhcVS_1039 bifunctional ornithine acetyltransferase/N-acetylglutamate synthase protein~PFAM: arginine biosynthesis protein ArgJ) — encoded protein: MHRRNYLINLSQTSNVIKETAKLCRNSMVIDEFTRRLFGFCHVSAAVIYSSVTTLLIMRNGISIISGGSVTSPAGFTAGAVSAGIKNSPNALDLALLVSEQPAVAAGVFTRNRFRAAPVILSQRRLRNGRGRAIVVNSGCANAGTGEIGRQDADTMTGMAGGLLGFDKSEVMVASTGVIGVTLPMGRVSAGLERITLSQAGGHDFARAIMTTDSVAKEIAVTVPELGFTVGGCAKGSGMIHPDMATMLAFITTDAGVNANLLKKILRRCVDRSFNLVSVDGDTSTNDSVFIMANGSSGVVLDTEPGALSLFEEALATVCVFLAKAIARDGEGATRLIELTVTGTDSERDARKVVRTVLSSLLVKTAIHGGDPNWGRIVAAAGRSGVPLDLSCVSLDVGGIVVFDRGQPVPFDEAVAGTVMSRPEIPVRLNLGSGPCTLTGWGCDLSDTYVHINADYTT
- a CDS encoding acetylglutamate kinase (KEGG: det:DET1257 acetylglutamate kinase~TIGRFAM: acetylglutamate kinase~PFAM: aspartate/glutamate/uridylate kinase), with amino-acid sequence MNKTIVIKLGGSVLGSRDTSLEDVVALKKAGYRPVVVHGGAATVNDWLKRLGLATRIHNGERVTDRENLDVVAAVLGGLVNKETTAHLLALGVRAVGISGVDGGLITGRPRGVEWGYMGDAERVDPTLLHLLLENEFVPVVSPVSLNGGDPENRLLNINGDPVAGELAAALQADKLVFLTDVPGIRDGEGELIEAVTAREAEELVTGGIATGGMVPKIRAARRASAAGTVTSIVDGSQAHMLYKEVVEGGCGTAIIA